From the genome of Hymenobacter sp. PAMC 26628, one region includes:
- a CDS encoding SIR2 family NAD-dependent protein deacylase — protein MQHLVVLTGAGVSAESGIRTFRDTNGLWEDHRVEDVASPEGFARDPALVLDFYNQRRRQAKEVQPNAAHRALAGFEAHPGWRVSIITQNVDDLHERAGSTDVLHLHGMLNQMRTVADETTVYDCPDDIKLGDLGPDGAQLRPHIVWFGEMVPAIEEAAETVATADALLVVGTSLQVYPAAGLLHYAPAACPVFVIDPHQPPAGRRGVRYVVAPASTGVPEVLAELGAP, from the coding sequence ATGCAACACCTCGTCGTTCTTACTGGCGCCGGCGTTTCCGCCGAGTCCGGCATCCGCACTTTTCGCGACACCAATGGGCTGTGGGAAGACCACCGCGTGGAGGACGTGGCCTCGCCCGAAGGCTTTGCCCGCGACCCCGCGCTGGTACTCGATTTCTATAACCAGCGGCGGCGGCAGGCCAAGGAAGTGCAGCCCAACGCCGCGCATAGGGCCCTGGCGGGCTTCGAGGCGCACCCCGGCTGGCGCGTGAGCATCATCACCCAGAACGTGGACGACCTGCACGAGCGCGCCGGCTCGACGGACGTGCTGCACCTGCACGGCATGCTGAACCAGATGCGCACCGTGGCCGACGAAACCACGGTGTACGATTGCCCCGATGACATTAAGCTCGGCGATTTGGGCCCCGATGGCGCCCAGCTACGGCCGCACATCGTGTGGTTTGGCGAGATGGTGCCCGCCATCGAGGAAGCGGCCGAAACCGTGGCCACCGCCGACGCGCTGCTCGTGGTGGGCACCTCGCTGCAAGTGTACCCCGCTGCGGGGCTGCTGCACTACGCCCCGGCTGCATGCCCGGTGTTTGTCATCGACCCGCACCAGCCGCCGGCCGGCCGGCGCGGCGTGCGCTACGTAGTGGCCCCAGCCAGCACGGGCGTGCCCGAGGTGTTGGCCGAGCTGGGGGCCCCGTAG
- a CDS encoding Crp/Fnr family transcriptional regulator, whose product MHAFLQHIAQFTTPSPPLVEELRQRAQHHHFGKHELLHAADTVCRRTYWIEQGLVRIYFDKDGKLVTDGFAAENAWMTSAYSFMRGEPDAYAIAAIEPTEAYSLGLDDLLYLFDRFHEMERFGRVIMSAQFIEQSERLNSLRFTSPAEKYQHFCAHYRPILGRLPLGMVASYLGITPETLSRVRAKG is encoded by the coding sequence ATGCACGCGTTTCTTCAGCACATTGCGCAGTTTACCACGCCCTCGCCGCCACTAGTGGAGGAATTGCGCCAGCGGGCGCAGCACCACCACTTCGGCAAGCACGAGCTGCTTCACGCGGCCGACACTGTGTGCCGGCGCACCTACTGGATTGAGCAGGGGCTCGTGCGTATTTATTTTGATAAGGATGGTAAACTCGTGACCGATGGCTTTGCAGCAGAAAACGCGTGGATGACCTCGGCCTACAGCTTCATGCGGGGCGAGCCCGACGCTTACGCCATCGCGGCCATCGAGCCCACGGAAGCCTACTCGCTGGGGCTGGACGATTTGCTTTACCTATTCGACCGATTTCACGAGATGGAACGCTTCGGGCGCGTTATTATGAGCGCGCAGTTTATCGAGCAGTCGGAACGACTGAATTCGCTGCGCTTCACCTCGCCGGCCGAGAAGTATCAGCACTTCTGCGCCCACTACCGGCCAATTCTGGGCCGCCTGCCGCTGGGCATGGTTGCCTCGTACCTGGGCATCACCCCAGAAACGCTCAGCCGGGTTCGAGCGAAGGGCTAG
- the topA gene encoding type I DNA topoisomerase — protein MVKNLVIVESPAKAKTIEGYLGQDFVVRSSYGHVRDLPKDNNAIDIANGFKPTYVVSADKKELIAQLKKLSKEAETVWLASDDDREGEAISWHLAETLNLAPAKTRRIVFREITKNAILGAIDNPREVDQNLVNAQQARRVLDRLVGFELSPVLWKKVKPGLSAGRVQSVAVRLVVEREREISHFLSASAYRVVARFDAGRGAVLEAELPTRFKTRAEAEAFLGNCVGATYKIESLDKKPGKRSPAAPFTTSTLQQEASRKLGYSVAQTMSVAQKLYEAGKISYMRTDSVNLSQDAQVGAQAAITAAYGAEYHHHRTFKTKSASAQEAHEAIRPTDFGAAKAGADASEQRLYDLIRKRALASQMAEAVIERTTAVIGISTQPGTTLSATGEVITFEGFLKVYAESKDDEDEDDATKDGESSFSRGLPPLSVGQALPLQRLSATERFSAPPARYTEASLVKKLEELGIGRPSTYAPTISTVQKRGYVEKDTREGKERKFHVLTLEGPEVQTEVKTENYGAEKAKLFPTDTAMVVNDFLVAHFPTVVDFQFTAKVEDEFDQIANGHEDWTKMLTGFYDKFHATIEAGQDIERSTLGSTRELGVHPETGEKITARLGKYGPYVALGDPDGEVKPAYANLRKGQFIENLTLEDALELFKLPRIVGQFEDKDMTANLGRFGPYVRHDSKFFSLTKEQDPHTINAEEAVALIENKRKTDAERLIKAFPENPDIQVLNGRFGPYIVAGKKNVKIPKGEEPTDLTLERCLELAEATPDKPAKGGRFGKKAAPAKEDKTDEPAKKKPAAAKKPAAKKASTAKAKATTAAAAKKPAAAKKPAAKKAAVAK, from the coding sequence ATGGTTAAGAATTTAGTTATTGTCGAATCACCGGCCAAGGCCAAAACCATTGAAGGCTACCTGGGCCAGGACTTCGTGGTGCGCTCCAGCTACGGCCACGTGCGCGATTTGCCCAAAGACAACAATGCCATTGATATCGCCAACGGCTTCAAGCCCACTTATGTGGTATCGGCCGATAAAAAAGAGCTGATAGCGCAACTAAAGAAGCTGTCTAAAGAAGCCGAAACCGTGTGGTTGGCGAGTGACGACGACCGCGAGGGCGAAGCCATTTCCTGGCACTTGGCCGAAACGCTGAACTTGGCGCCGGCCAAAACCCGGCGCATTGTGTTCCGCGAAATCACCAAGAATGCCATCCTGGGGGCCATTGACAACCCGCGCGAGGTAGACCAGAACCTGGTGAACGCCCAGCAAGCCCGCCGCGTGCTCGACCGCTTGGTGGGCTTCGAGCTGAGCCCCGTGCTCTGGAAAAAGGTGAAGCCCGGCCTGAGCGCCGGCCGCGTGCAGAGCGTGGCCGTGCGCCTGGTGGTGGAGCGCGAGCGCGAAATCAGCCACTTCCTCAGCGCCAGTGCCTACCGCGTGGTGGCCCGCTTCGACGCCGGCCGCGGGGCCGTGCTGGAAGCCGAGCTGCCCACGCGCTTCAAAACCCGCGCCGAGGCCGAAGCCTTCCTGGGCAATTGCGTGGGGGCCACCTACAAGATCGAGAGCCTCGACAAAAAGCCCGGCAAGCGCAGCCCAGCGGCGCCGTTCACCACGAGCACACTTCAGCAGGAGGCTTCGCGCAAGCTGGGCTACTCGGTGGCCCAAACCATGAGCGTGGCCCAGAAGCTGTACGAAGCTGGCAAAATCAGCTACATGCGGACCGACTCGGTGAACCTGTCGCAGGACGCGCAGGTGGGGGCCCAGGCGGCCATTACGGCGGCATACGGCGCCGAATACCACCACCACCGCACGTTCAAAACCAAGTCGGCCTCGGCCCAGGAGGCCCACGAAGCCATTCGCCCCACCGATTTCGGAGCCGCGAAGGCCGGGGCCGACGCCTCGGAGCAGCGCCTCTACGACCTGATTCGCAAGCGGGCCCTGGCTTCGCAGATGGCGGAGGCCGTGATTGAGCGCACCACGGCCGTGATTGGCATCAGCACGCAGCCGGGCACCACGCTCTCGGCTACGGGCGAGGTGATTACGTTCGAAGGTTTCCTAAAAGTATATGCCGAAAGCAAGGACGACGAGGACGAGGACGACGCAACCAAGGACGGCGAAAGCAGCTTCTCGCGTGGCTTGCCGCCCCTGAGCGTGGGCCAGGCCCTGCCCTTGCAGCGCCTCAGCGCCACGGAGCGGTTTTCGGCTCCGCCGGCCCGCTACACGGAAGCTTCGCTGGTGAAGAAATTGGAAGAGCTGGGCATTGGCCGGCCTTCCACCTACGCCCCTACCATCAGCACAGTGCAAAAGCGCGGCTACGTGGAAAAAGACACCCGCGAGGGCAAGGAGCGCAAGTTCCACGTGCTAACGCTGGAGGGCCCCGAGGTGCAAACGGAAGTCAAGACCGAGAACTACGGCGCGGAGAAAGCCAAGCTGTTCCCGACGGACACCGCCATGGTGGTCAACGACTTCCTGGTGGCGCACTTCCCCACGGTGGTGGACTTTCAGTTCACGGCCAAGGTGGAGGACGAGTTCGACCAGATTGCCAACGGCCACGAGGATTGGACGAAGATGCTGACCGGCTTCTACGACAAGTTCCACGCGACCATCGAGGCCGGGCAGGACATTGAGCGCAGCACCTTGGGCAGCACCCGCGAGCTGGGCGTGCACCCCGAAACGGGCGAGAAAATAACCGCCCGCCTGGGCAAATACGGCCCCTACGTGGCCCTGGGCGACCCCGACGGCGAAGTAAAGCCCGCGTACGCCAACCTGCGCAAAGGCCAGTTCATCGAGAACCTGACCCTGGAGGACGCCCTGGAGCTGTTCAAGCTGCCGCGCATCGTGGGGCAGTTCGAGGACAAGGACATGACGGCCAACCTGGGCCGCTTCGGGCCCTACGTGCGCCACGACAGCAAGTTTTTCTCCCTCACCAAGGAGCAGGACCCGCACACCATCAACGCCGAGGAAGCCGTGGCGCTGATTGAGAACAAGCGCAAAACCGACGCCGAGCGCCTTATCAAGGCCTTCCCCGAAAATCCGGACATTCAAGTGCTCAACGGGCGCTTTGGGCCCTACATTGTGGCGGGCAAGAAGAACGTGAAGATTCCGAAGGGCGAAGAGCCCACCGACCTGACGCTGGAGCGCTGCCTGGAGCTGGCCGAGGCCACGCCCGACAAGCCCGCCAAGGGCGGCCGCTTCGGCAAGAAGGCGGCCCCCGCGAAGGAGGACAAAACCGACGAGCCAGCCAAGAAAAAGCCGGCCGCCGCCAAAAAGCCCGCGGCAAAGAAGGCCTCGACGGCCAAAGCCAAGGCCACTACTGCCGCGGCGGCCAAGAAACCAGCCGCGGCCAAGAAGCCAGCCGCGAAAAAAGCAGCGGTAGCCAAGTAG